In the genome of Candidatus Electrothrix rattekaaiensis, the window AGTTAGAAGCTCTTCTCCGCAGCATACCGGGTAAAGCACAGGCCATCCTCTAAGGTATTGGGAATTTCTTCCGGCGTGGAGATACAGATATTCAAATCTCGCAAAATACCGTCTTCAATGCTGTAGATCCACCCATGAACAGCCAATTCCTGACCTGCTTTCCATGCCCCTTGAACAACCGTTGTCTGACAGACGTTCACCACCTGTTCAATAACATTCAGTTCACAAAGACGATCTATCTTTTCCTGTTCGCTGGCCAGATTATCAAGTTCATTCTGGTGAAAACGTTGAACATCCTTAATGTTCCTGAGCCAGTTATCAATGAGCCCATGTTCTTTATCCTCCCAGGCAGCCTGAATACCACCACAGCCATAATGGCCGCAGACGATAATATGTTTTATTTTAAGAACCTCTATAGCGTACTGTATCACAGACAGACAGTTCAAGTCGGAATGCACGACGATATTTGCGATATTACGGTGAACAAAAACCTCCCCAGGGAGCGCATCAATAATTTGATTTGCTGGTACGCGGCTATCGGCACAACCAATCCAGAGATATTCAGGGCTTTGCTGCGCTGAAAGTTTCTTAAAAAACTCAGGGTCAGATTCCTGTACTTTTGCTGCCCAATTCCTGTTCTGGTCAAAAATCTCTTTTAACTTACGCATTCTTCATCACCTGTCCGCGACATGGTTTGATATGATTTAAGAACCTATTATTATATATACTGCACGTTCATAACGAAAAAAAATCTTCCCCTGATCAGGGTACATCTGATCATATGAAACATAAAACCGGATTTTTCATTGACTGCTCAGCAAATCTGTTTTATAGACACCCGAAACGTATCATCCCTTTTCATCAACTTTCAGGATCAACTCTCAGGAAAATCAATGCGCTTACCCACAAGATACTGAGGAAATTGTCTAACAAGGCCGCCCGGGTCGGGTGCGCTGACGGCAAATGCATTTCCTTTTCGGTTTTCCTGAACCTGCCCTTTTCTTTTCACAGGCTAGGCTTCATCGTTTCACAATTCGGAAAGGAACTGCCTGCCGATTCAGGCTGAGGCTGAACATTACCGAATTGCTCAAGGATGAAGCTGTCAACGTTTATTCAGACCGTTTTACAGTACGGGTACCATAGCGTCCGCCTGCTGATCAGCGGTCTTTTCCTCTATGCGGCCGGCGGCAAGCTCTTTGCTCTGCCCTCTTTTGCCCTGACTATCAGCGACTACGGCCTGATACCGGAAGGACTCGTCCTGCCAACAGCATTCCTTCTGGTTACAGCGGAGCTGATTGCGGCCTTTGCCCTGTTGTTGAATCTTCGCGGCGGCCTAACTGGGACCACCCTGCTCCTGATCCTGTTTGTCGCTGTCCTTCTGTACGGTATCCAGCTCGGTCTAGACATAGACTGCGGCTGCTTCGGTTCAGGAGATCAACAACACAGTGCCGCTCAAGGTGGCTTGCATCAGGCCCTGTATCGGGATCTCATGATGCTGGCAGGATGTATCTTCCTGTATTGGTACCGCTGGTATTGTTCCAGCACTGCGATGAACCTACATAGCCTGAAGACATTTCCTTTTTTGAACAGATACCTCCCGAAACAACGGGAAAAATGAACCCTTCAAGAAAAGGAGAACACAATGTATGAAATGAAAAAAATTCTCACATGGATAACGGTCGGAGCCTTTCTGGCCCTAGGCGCAACTTCAGCCTCGGCATTGGGATTGGGATTCGGTAAAAACAAATTTGAACAGGAGGTTGAAAAGGAGCAAGGAGCGGTCAAGCTGGCCCGTGAAACCGTACAGGGTAATTACGGCCTGATCACCACAGCGGAACTGAAAAAACTCATCGACTCAAACAAAGACATGCTGATCATCGACACCATGCCTTATGAGGACAGCTATAAAAAAAACCACATTCCCGGTGCCAAACAATTCCTCTTTCCTATCCCAATAATGGAAACCTGGGACACCAAGGAAACAGGTGGCAAAACCCAGGATGATTATACGGCCCTGTTGGGATCGGATAAGAACAAAACCATAGTGATCTACTGCGGTTTTGTCAAATGCACCCGCAGCCATAACGGGGCCATGTGGGCAAGAAAGCTGGGCTACACCAAAGTGTTGCGCCATCCCGGCGGCATCTTCGCCTGGAAAGGGGCAGAGTATCCGGTTGAAAGCGCAAAATAACAACCAAAAAAAATCAACGGATTAAGATATACCGGGTGCTGTAGAGGCACGGCGTGCCGTGCTCCTACAGCCCTGCACCTGAAAAGGTACCTTATTTTATGATGCAATGCTTAGCAAAATCAACAGCCTCACTGGCAGACCAATCCGCCTTGGGTTTATCCCGCATGTTCTGGCACCATCGCTCACTACCCACCTGCGCAAGACAACCTGACATCATAACTGCTACTCCAGTTAGGACAACACCGCATACAATCTTTTTCATCAACTTCATTTTTTTCTCCTGTTTTTGTTCCGAGTAAATATATTACCGCTTTCTTGCCTGATGCCTTCTTCCGCTATTCTTGCGGGGGCTTCGGGGGCTTTTCTCGCTCCCTTTATTTCTTCCTTTATGTTCCCCTTTAGGCGGCTTAACCAGCAGCTCTTCCTCCGGCAAAGTACAGGTCAGCGACCTCCCGATGTACTCTTCAATATCAGGAAGCTGAAACGCTCCTTCTTCACAGGCAAAGCTGATAGCAATACCGCTCTCCCCTGCCCTGCCTGTCCTGCCGATCCGATGCACATAATCTTCCGGCTCATAGGGCAAGGTGTAATTCACCACATGACTGATGCCGTCAATATGAATTCCACGCCCAGCCACGTCTGTCGCAATCATCACGGCAGTATCGCCACCTCGAAAACTTTCCAGCCTGGTCTGGCGTTTTTTCTGGGGTACATCGCCAGTTAATAAAATAGCATTGATCCCGTTACGCTGCAACCGATCATTCAGGCGGGCAGCCTCGGTTTTCATATTAGTAAAAACCATGATCCGCTCGTGCTCCTGTTTTTTAATCAGGTTATAGAGCACATGGTATTTTTCATCACTGGTCACGGTATAGACCACCTGACACACCGTATCAATAGCCACCTGCTCTGGATCGCTCTCAATGGAGATCGGCTTGACACACCATTGCGAGGCAAGATGTTTGACATCCTCAGTGAGCGTTGCCGAAAAGAGCATGGTCTGGCGTTTTTCCTTGGGCGGGGTCTTGTAAATAATCCGCCGGACATCAGGAATAAAACCCATGTCCAGCATCCGATCTGCCTCATCAATAACCATGATTCCGGCCTGCTGAAGATTGAGCACCCTCTTGGAAACGTAATCCAGCAGACGGCCCGGTGTCGCGACTAGAACATCAACAGGACGTTCTGCTAGGGCCCGCTCCTGTTTCTGGTAATCGGTGCCGCCGTAGACAGCAACAATGCGCAGCGGAGAATATTTGGCCAAGGCCTGGCCGTCTTTGGCAATCTGCATGACCAGTTCTCTGGTCGGGGCAATAATCAAGGCACGGGGAAATCCGGGCTTACGCAAAGGTGATTTTTCTTCGGCCTGCCAGTGCCGTTTATTCTCGTTGATCAGACGAGCAAAGACCGCAACCAGAAAGACCGCGCTCTTGCCGGTCCCGGTCCCTGCTCTGGCGATAATATCTTTTCCGGCCATTGCATCGGGCAAGGCCTTTTCCTGAATCGGCGTGCAGTATTTAAAACCAAGATCGGCAATGGCATGCATCAGGCCCAGCGACAGAGAAAAATCATGAAAACGGCTCTTGCCTTCCACCGGATCCACCGGAAACTGCTCTAGGGTCCAGCGCGGTTTTTTCTTTCTCGGCTTCTTGGGCGGTCGGTTCTGCTCTGCTCCCTTTGCACTTCCCCTTGCACCTCTCTGCTGTTCCGCTACTGCGGAGTCAACATTTTCAACAGTTTTACCGGAAGATGTATGCTGCGGCTCTGTCGAGTGCAACACCTTCTGGTCGGGAAGTTCGGTCGTTTTTTTCTTTTTCTCACCCGATCCGGCCAGCCGTTTCAATTTTCGTCCGGCCTTAATAAGGAATCGTTTTATCATATTTTTTATCGAAACAGAGTCTTGGCTTTTCCTGGAATTCAGGCTGCCTTTTGATCGGAATAATCGTCGTTTGCGGAAAGATTTCCATCCCGCATAATCAGGTAATCATCAAAGTCCATCATCACGTCAACAATATGATCCGGGAAAAACTCAATGATTCTGTTCGCCACTGTGGACACGAACTGATGATCATGGGAGGCAAAGAGTGCCACCTCGGAATAGGTGGTCAAAGCATTATTCAGAGAGGTGATGGACTCCAGGTCCAGATGGTTGGTAGGTTCATCCAGCATCAACACATTAGCCCCGGCAAGCATCATACGGGAGAGCATACAACGCACCCGCTCACCACCGGAAAGGACAGAGGTCTTTTTCATGGCCTCCTCACCGGAAAACAGCATTCTCCCGAGAAATCCTCGGACAAAGCTCTCGTCTTCTTTAGGCGAAGCAAACTGGCGCAACCAACCCACTAGATCAAGCCCTTCATCGGCAAAATAGCCTGTATTTTCCTGAGGGAAATAGGCGTGAGTAATAGTCACGCCCCAGCGGAAAGAGCCGCTATCCGGTTCCAGTTCACCAGCCAGAATCTGGAACAGGGTGGTTTTGGCTAAACTGTTCGGACCGGCAAAAACGATTTTGTCGCCTTTATTGACGATCAAATTGAAATCTTTAAACATGGAAACGCCGTCCACCTCCTTACTCAACCCTTCAATCTCCAAAATCACATCACCGCAGGGACGTTCCGGTTTAAACTCGACATAGGGATATTTTCGAGAAGAGACCGGCATATCCTCAATGGTGAGCTTTTCCAAGAGCTTCTTCCGAGAAGTTGCCTGCTTGGCTTTGGAAGCATTGGAGCTAAAGCGCTGGATAAAGGACTTGAGTTCCTGTTCCTTGGCCTTGTTTTTTTTGCTCTCAGTCTCTTTCTGGCGAAAATGCAGCTCACTGGCCTGCTGCCAAAAATCATAATTGCCCACATAGACCCTGATCTTGCCGTAATCAATATCTGCCATATGGGTGCAGACCTGATTGAGAAAATGGCGATCATGGGAAACAATGATGACAGTATTTTGAAAACGAGAAAGGAAATTCTCCAGCCAGCTAATGGTTGCAATATCAAGATGGTTGGTCGGCTCATCCAAGAGAAGAATGTCCGGGGTACCGAACAGGGCCTGGGCCAACAAAACCCGAACCTTCTCCGTCCCTTCCAGCTCCTTCATTTTTTTCTGGAGCAGGTCTTCACCGACCCCGAGTCCTTTGAGGAGAACAGCTGCTTCGGATTCCGCCTCGTAGCCGTTCATCTCTCCGAACAGCAGCTCCAGTTCACCGGAGCGAATACCGTCTTCTTCGCTGAAATCCGATTTGGCATAGATAGCATCCCGTTCGGCCATGATCCTGTAGAGTTCTTTATGGCCCATGATCACGGTATTAATGACTGTATGTTCATCAAAGGCAAACTGATCTTGGCTCAACACAGCAATTCGCTGCCCCGGTGTTATGAAAACCTCTCCATGATCCGGGTCAATCTCACCGGACAGGATCTTGAGAAAAGTCGATTTTCCGGCACCGTTGGCACCGATCAGTCCGTAGCAGTTGCCCGGTGTGAACTTAATATTTACTTCTTTGAAAATAACCCTCTTGCCATAAGAGAGTCCTATATTATTTGTTGTTATCATAGCTTACTCGCTAAAAGTTATGCAGGTGAATTCTGCAAAGATTAGTCTGATTAGTCTGAAATGAAAGGATGAGTAAGGACAGAAAAGAGGTGGGAAAAACTGCATTAACCGTCCCTGTTCAAGGCAACGGGCGCGACTCACAAGGAGCTGGGGCGTTTTTTATCCTTTTGACGTACTCCTGCAGAACAGCTTCCTGTCCCGGTGCTTCTTTCTTCTCGTGATTCGTCCACTATAACAGGAACAGCGTGCTTGCGTAAATGTTTTTCCTGTGACGGCCTCATCACTTTGGGCATAAAAAAACCCCGTAATAAATATTACGGGGTTTTTACAACTGATTGAATCAACCCTTACAGCTGTACAACATTCTCAGCAGCCAGTCCTTTTTGTCCGTCAACGACATCAAAGCTTACTCGTGCTCCTTCTGTCAAAGACTTGAAACCGTCAGCCTGAATTGCAGAATGATGTACAAAAACATCAGCTCCGCCGTCCTGCTCAATAAACCCAAATCCTTTGGCATCGTTAAACCATTTCACTGTGCCTTCTGCCATTT includes:
- the can gene encoding carbonate dehydratase — protein: MRKLKEIFDQNRNWAAKVQESDPEFFKKLSAQQSPEYLWIGCADSRVPANQIIDALPGEVFVHRNIANIVVHSDLNCLSVIQYAIEVLKIKHIIVCGHYGCGGIQAAWEDKEHGLIDNWLRNIKDVQRFHQNELDNLASEQEKIDRLCELNVIEQVVNVCQTTVVQGAWKAGQELAVHGWIYSIEDGILRDLNICISTPEEIPNTLEDGLCFTRYAAEKSF
- a CDS encoding MauE/DoxX family redox-associated membrane protein, producing MKLSTFIQTVLQYGYHSVRLLISGLFLYAAGGKLFALPSFALTISDYGLIPEGLVLPTAFLLVTAELIAAFALLLNLRGGLTGTTLLLILFVAVLLYGIQLGLDIDCGCFGSGDQQHSAAQGGLHQALYRDLMMLAGCIFLYWYRWYCSSTAMNLHSLKTFPFLNRYLPKQREK
- a CDS encoding rhodanese-like domain-containing protein gives rise to the protein MYEMKKILTWITVGAFLALGATSASALGLGFGKNKFEQEVEKEQGAVKLARETVQGNYGLITTAELKKLIDSNKDMLIIDTMPYEDSYKKNHIPGAKQFLFPIPIMETWDTKETGGKTQDDYTALLGSDKNKTIVIYCGFVKCTRSHNGAMWARKLGYTKVLRHPGGIFAWKGAEYPVESAK
- a CDS encoding DUF3012 domain-containing protein, with the protein product MKLMKKIVCGVVLTGVAVMMSGCLAQVGSERWCQNMRDKPKADWSASEAVDFAKHCIIK
- a CDS encoding DEAD/DEAH box helicase, encoding MIKRFLIKAGRKLKRLAGSGEKKKKTTELPDQKVLHSTEPQHTSSGKTVENVDSAVAEQQRGARGSAKGAEQNRPPKKPRKKKPRWTLEQFPVDPVEGKSRFHDFSLSLGLMHAIADLGFKYCTPIQEKALPDAMAGKDIIARAGTGTGKSAVFLVAVFARLINENKRHWQAEEKSPLRKPGFPRALIIAPTRELVMQIAKDGQALAKYSPLRIVAVYGGTDYQKQERALAERPVDVLVATPGRLLDYVSKRVLNLQQAGIMVIDEADRMLDMGFIPDVRRIIYKTPPKEKRQTMLFSATLTEDVKHLASQWCVKPISIESDPEQVAIDTVCQVVYTVTSDEKYHVLYNLIKKQEHERIMVFTNMKTEAARLNDRLQRNGINAILLTGDVPQKKRQTRLESFRGGDTAVMIATDVAGRGIHIDGISHVVNYTLPYEPEDYVHRIGRTGRAGESGIAISFACEEGAFQLPDIEEYIGRSLTCTLPEEELLVKPPKGEHKGRNKGSEKSPRSPRKNSGRRHQARKR
- a CDS encoding ATP-binding cassette domain-containing protein, which gives rise to MITTNNIGLSYGKRVIFKEVNIKFTPGNCYGLIGANGAGKSTFLKILSGEIDPDHGEVFITPGQRIAVLSQDQFAFDEHTVINTVIMGHKELYRIMAERDAIYAKSDFSEEDGIRSGELELLFGEMNGYEAESEAAVLLKGLGVGEDLLQKKMKELEGTEKVRVLLAQALFGTPDILLLDEPTNHLDIATISWLENFLSRFQNTVIIVSHDRHFLNQVCTHMADIDYGKIRVYVGNYDFWQQASELHFRQKETESKKNKAKEQELKSFIQRFSSNASKAKQATSRKKLLEKLTIEDMPVSSRKYPYVEFKPERPCGDVILEIEGLSKEVDGVSMFKDFNLIVNKGDKIVFAGPNSLAKTTLFQILAGELEPDSGSFRWGVTITHAYFPQENTGYFADEGLDLVGWLRQFASPKEDESFVRGFLGRMLFSGEEAMKKTSVLSGGERVRCMLSRMMLAGANVLMLDEPTNHLDLESITSLNNALTTYSEVALFASHDHQFVSTVANRIIEFFPDHIVDVMMDFDDYLIMRDGNLSANDDYSDQKAA
- a CDS encoding cold-shock protein, encoding MAEGTVKWFNDAKGFGFIEQDGGADVFVHHSAIQADGFKSLTEGARVSFDVVDGQKGLAAENVVQL